GCAGATAGCCGGGCGTAACGATGTAGACGAGCGCGTCTTTATTTTCTCCATCTTTGACCGCTTTTCCTTTGGCACGCAATTCCCAACTCCGACCATGCTCCAGCGGTAAGTTATCTGTAATGCCTGCAGACTGAACCCCGGGAATGGAACGAATCTGACGAATTGCTTCCTGTAAGCTGGCCCAGCGCTTCGCCAGGCTTGCTGCGCCGCCGCCATCGTAATCGGTGCGGTAGTCCATGCGGATGGAAGAGACGTGTGTGGGCTCGAAACCAAGATCGACCTGCATCACCTGCAGGAAGCTGCGCAACAATAAACCAGCACCAACCACGAGGACACAAGCCAGGGCAACTTCTGAGATCACCAGAGCAGACCTCAAACGATCGTACTTTCTGCCATCACTCGTTCCGTGTCCGGAGTCTTTTAGAGATTCCTGCAAATTCCCTGCAGACATCTTCAAGCCAGGAGCCAATCCGAAGAGCAGGCCTACTGTGACGGTGAGCACGATGGTCCAGAGCAGTGCGGTGCCATCCACGCGCACACTGCTCATGAGCGGTAAGGCCACGGATCCCTGGTGCGCCAAATAGTACGTGAGTGCGTATGCAAGGAGTAATCCGAGCATTGCCCCCGTTCCAGAGAGTAGAAGACTCTCTGTCATCAACTGACGAACCAATCGCGCGCGGCCAGCACCTAACGCTACACGCAGGGCAAACTCCTTGCTTCGTGAAGCTGCGCGTGCGACTAAAAGGTTGGACAGGTTTACACAGACGATCAGCAGAATCAAACCCACGGCGCACCACAGTACCTCGAGCGAACGCCGCAGCTTTCCGCTGACCTCTTCTTTTAATCCGGTGATTTTTGTGTCATAGTCCGTGCCAGCCTGGTGCCCCAACGATGCGTTGATCTGCGGAAGCAAGGTCTTCGCTTCGGCCTGTGTCTGCGCGAGCGTAACGCCTGGTCGCATACGGCCGACAAGGGCCAGCATGTGCCCCCAGTTGCGCACATTTTCCGTCACCAGCGGAATGAAGTAATCCATCTTAGCTCCCGGCGCAAAGACAGCACCGAAATCAAAGCGGGATGGAAGTACACCCACCACGGTCATCGTGTCTTTGTCCAGGGTGATCGTTTGTCCGATGATCTTTGGATCTGCGTTGAACTGTCGCTGCCAGAAGGGATAGCTCAGCATCACGGCCGGAGGTCCGCCCTTCACCGCCTCAGTGTGCAGAAACTGACGTCCCAACACAGGCTCAACTCCGAGTACTTTGAAGAAGTCCTCCAGAACCCATACACCGGCCACGGGCTTCGGTTCTCCGTAGTGCATCAACTTTGTTTCACCCACAGAGAGGTAGGGGACAAATCCAGTAAGGTTTTGCAGCGAACGGCTGTCCTGCTTGTACGCCTCATAGTCATCGACGCGATACGACGTGTCGGAGAGACCGCCCTTGCCGAAATTGCCCGCCATCCAGACCAACTGTTGGGCATCGTGAAATGGGAGGGGCCGTAACAGAATCGTATTGACGACACTGAAGACGACGACATTGGCACCGATGCCGAGCGCGAGAATCAGGATGGAGATGCAGGCGAATCCACGGTCGCGGAGAAGGGTTCGCAGAGTGTAGCGAATGTCCTGCCGCAGAACATCCAGCCACTGCCCGGGCCGCTGCTCATCGCACGCCTCGCGCGTTCGTTCGACGCCGCCGAAGTCAATCATTGCCCTACGACGCGCTTCGTCAGGGGACATGCCGGCGTCGACGTTTGCTTCGATGGACCGCTCGATGTGGAGACGGATCTCTTCTTCAAGATTCTCTGCGGGAGGACGGTTGAAAAAGAAACGCAGACGTGTGAGCAGTTCGCGGATCATGCGGACACCTCCGCGCCTTGCCCCAGCACAAGCGCGATGGCCGTGCTTAAACGATTCCACTGTTGTAGTTCGGCTTTGAGCTGCTTCTCACCAGCGCGCGTCAATGAATAGAACTTGGCGCGGCGGTTGTTCTCGGATGAGCCCCAGTCGGATTCAATCCAACCCTTGTACTCCAGACGGTGCAGCGCGGGGTAGAGAGAACCCTGTCCAATCTGCAGAACATCTTTTGAGACATTTTGAATGCGACTGGCGATACCCCACCCGTGCATGGGCTCCAGAGCCAAAGTTCGCAAGATCAGAACGTCCAGCGTTCCCTGCAATAAATCGGTCGATGGCGGCATGCAATTCTCCCCTTGACGTTCGACAACAGGATGCAATCTGCTCTTGTCGAATGTCAAGGGGAATATGGGATTACATTTTATTTTCCGGGGAGCCTGCCTTACTGCCAGCCGCCACCAAGTGCTGCGTAGAGCTGGACAAGCGTGAGTGCCTCATTCTGCTGTGCAGTCACCAAGCTCAATTGCGCGGAAAAGAGATTCGAGTCGGTGGTGAGCACTTCCAGGTAGCCAGTTGAGCCCCCCTGATACCGGATGCGGGCGAGACGGGTAGCATCCTTTGCGGCATCAACAAGAAGTTGCTGCTGCTCGCGATAGGCACGTTGCTTATTCACTGCAATCAAGGCATTAGAGACATCGCGGAAGGCGCCAGCGATAGTTTTCTGATAGTTCAGAACCATCTCTTTCTCCGTTTGCTGAGAAAGACGAAGCTGACCGCGAAGCTTGCCTCCGGCGAAGAGAGGCTGCGACAGCGAACCGATGCCGTATACCGTTTGTGCACCACTCTTGAAGATATCCGGGAAGCTGTCTCCACCTACACCGCCCGAAGCACTAATCGAGAGCTGAGGGAAGAACTGTGCTCGGGCCACGCCAATGTTTGCATTCGCCGCCTTGAGCTGCGCTTCCGTTTGTTGAATGTCAGGACGGCGCTCCAGAAGCTCAGAGGGCAGACCGACGGGAAGATTCTGAGGCACCGGCGAAAGCGCAGTCGGCGAACTCCGGATGATCGTGCCGGGGTTATCGCCCAATAGGAACTTGATCGCGTTCTCCTGCTGCTGTACCTGCTGCTCAAGCTGCGGGATCTGCGAGGATGCTGTGTACAAAAGCTGCTCGGCCTGACGAACATCCGAGAGCGGGACGGAGCCACCGGTTTCCAACTGGCGTGTAAGACCGACAGAGTCCTGGCGGATCTTGTAAGTCTGCCGCGCGATCTCGAGCTGGTGATCGAGGGCACGGAGCTGGATGTACGCAGTGACTACCTGCTGCACCAGCGTGAGACGGACGGCGCGCTGGGCCCAGGTCTGGGCGAGAAGCTGATCCCGCGCAGCTTCTGTTTGTTTGCGATAGAGGCCCCAGAAATCGGGGTTCCACGCTGCGGACAGATTGAACGATCCAACGACGAGAGGGCTGGTGATCGAGCTTCCGCCGATCGAAGGAATCTCCGCACCAGCGCCGGTTCCACCGGCACTGATCGTGGGAAACTGTTGCGAGCGTGTGATCTGCACCTGCGCCTGTTGCTCGAGGATACGTTGCGCAGCAATCCGCAGATCGTAGTTGTTGGCAAGAGCCTGAGTGATGAGCGCCTGGAGCTCCGGCTCTTTGAAGATTTGCGTCCATTGCTGATCGGCTATGGAGTTCTTGGCCTCTCCAACAATAGCCTCATCATCCGCGCCGCGGAAGGCTGGAGGTGCGGGATAAACGGGACGCTTGTACTTCGGTCCGACGTTGCAGCCAGCCAGTACGAGCGCCATGGAGCCACCAAGGACAGCCATGCTGCCAAGTTTCAGAAGGGTTTTCATGCGTGACCTCCTGGGGTCAGAGTTTTGCCTTCTGTTTGCGGGCCGCCGCCTGCCGCTTTACCAAGAACAACGGGGTCGACGTCAGGCTTGGAGTCCATCGTGGTTCCCTTGCCGCCCCGCGTGTAGCGATGCGAGACGTATTCTACGAAGGAAAAGGTGACCGGGATAAAGAGAATGCCGATCACAGTGGACAGCGCCATACCGCCGACGACCACGGTGCCGAGGATGCGTCGCGATACTGAGCCTGCGCCTGTTGCGGTCCATAGAGGTAAGCAACCACAGATAAAGGCAAGCGCGGTCATCACGATGGGACGGAAGCGAAGACGTGCGGCGTTGAGTGCTGCCTCCGAGATACTCTGACCAGACTCGTAGTTCGTCTTCGCGAATTCCACGATCAGGATGGCGTTCTTTGCAGACAAGCCGATGAGCATGACCAGACCGATGGTGGCAAAGACATCGTTTTCAAGCGATCGGATATTCAACGCAAGATATGCGCCGAGGATTGCGACGGGGGTACTGAGAAGAACGCTGAACGGCAGGGTCCAGCTTTCATACAGTGCTGCGAGAATCAGGAAGACGAAGAGGAGCGAGAGTCCGAAGACGACCCAGGACGGTAGACCCTGAGATGCCTTGTGTTCCTGGTAGGACATACCGGCGTAGTCGAAGCCCATACCTGGCGGCATGCTCTGCGCGAAGGTCTCTTCGAGCGCCTTCATCACCTGCCCGGAACTGTACCCCGGAGCGCCCACGATACTGATCTGGGTGGCGTTGTACTCATTGAATCGGTAGATGAACTCCGGTCCATTGATCTTCTTGATGTTGACCAGCGCGGACAGAGGCACCTGGCTTCCATTTGCACTTCGAACGTAGAACTGATTGATATTCTCTATCTTGCTTCGAGTGACACCTTCCGCTTCGACGTAAGTCTGCCACTGTCGACCAAATCGGTTGAAGTAGTTGGTGAGATAGCCTCCCATAAAGGTCTGCATGGTGGTGTAGACATCGCTGAGTGCGACCTGCTGCTGAATGACCTTCTCTTTGTCCACGGCCGCGTAGATCTGCGGTACGGCAGGGAGATAAGCAGGAATTGCAGCGATGACTTCCGGACGCTTCTTCAGAGCTCCGAGGAAGGCACCGAGGTTTTTCGTAAGGAACATCGGATCATCGTTGCCCGAGCGATCCTGAAGAACAAAGGTGACGCCGCCAGAGGTACCTACACCGGGAATGGAAGGCGGCGGGAAGCTGAAGGCGATACCATCAGGATTTCCTGCGAGTTGTTTCGCCATGCTTGCCTGGATCGCGGTGAACTGCTCTTCCTTCGACTTGCGCAAATCCCAATCCTTCAACGAAACGAAGAAGAAGGCGGTGTTGGTGCTCTGCGTCTGGGTAAGAAGACTAAAGCCGTTGACCTGAATGACACCGCGAACACCGGGGGTCTTCAAGAGAGCGTCCGAGATCTTCAAAGCAGCTTCATCCGTACGCTGCAAGGACGAAGCATCTGGCAGTTGCAGAGCGACGAAGGCGTAGCCCTGATCTTCCGTAGGGATAAAGCCCGTGGGAAGCTTCGAACCGAAGAGCACGGCCAGGACACCCACACCGACCAGCACCAGCATGGAGAGACCGGACTTGTGCAGCAGAACGCTCGAGGTAGAAACGTAGCTTTCGGTGGTTCTGCCGAAGATGCGGTTGAACCAGCTGAAGAAGCGACCGAGCAGACCGGGCTTCCTCTCTTTGTCCCTGGGCTTCAAGAGCAGCGAGGCAAGAGCGGGGCTGAGGGTAAGCGCGTTGAAGGCAGAGATTAGAACCGAGATCGCAATGGTGATCGCGAATTGCTGGTAGAGACGTCCGGTGATTCCAGGAATCGCAGCGGTCGGGATGAATACTGCGGCAAGGATCAAGGCAATACCGATGACCGGGCCAGATACTTCTTCCATCGCCTTGTAGGTGGCGTCCTGCGGGGTCATGCCCTCGTCGATATGGTGCTCGACGGCTTCCACCACGATGATGGCATCGTCGACGACGAGACCGATCGCCAGCACAAGACCAAAGAGCGAAAGCGTATTGATCGAGAAGCCAAGCGCCGGGAAGATGATGAACGTACCGATGAGCGAAACCGGAACAGCAAGCAGGGGGATGAGCGTGGCGCGCCATCCCTGCAGGAAGATGAAGACCACGACGACTACGAGCGCGAGGGCTTCGCAGAGGGTAAGGATGATTTCGTGAATGCCAGCGGTAACAGCCTTGGTGGTGTCGAGGGGAACGTCATACTTCAGACCTGCCGGGAAGCTTGTAGAAAGTTCAGCAAGACGCTTGTTGACGAGCTTGGAGACTT
This genomic stretch from Terriglobus saanensis SP1PR4 harbors:
- a CDS encoding PadR family transcriptional regulator, whose translation is MPPSTDLLQGTLDVLILRTLALEPMHGWGIASRIQNVSKDVLQIGQGSLYPALHRLEYKGWIESDWGSSENNRRAKFYSLTRAGEKQLKAELQQWNRLSTAIALVLGQGAEVSA
- a CDS encoding efflux RND transporter permease subunit; this translates as MSKFFIRRPIVAIVIAILTVILGTVSMLTLPTAQFPDIAPPEIQVQANYAGADAKTLLQAVSTPLEQQITGVDNMLYMYSVNANNGQSQIFVDFDVKTNPDTDQILTQLRVSQAQSQLPVQATVAGITVQKSLTSPLLLVSLSSPDNKYDAKFLTNYAIIKLQDEITRVPGVARVQVFSGQYALRIWVQPDKLAKLGITAPEVIAALQTQNNVNPAGQIGGDPAPVGQQFTYTVRTEGRLVTPEEFEKIVLRANADGSIVHLSDVARVELGQQFYTLNGRYNKAPAGVLGVYQLPGSNAVEVSKLVNKRLAELSTSFPAGLKYDVPLDTTKAVTAGIHEIILTLCEALALVVVVVFIFLQGWRATLIPLLAVPVSLIGTFIIFPALGFSINTLSLFGLVLAIGLVVDDAIIVVEAVEHHIDEGMTPQDATYKAMEEVSGPVIGIALILAAVFIPTAAIPGITGRLYQQFAITIAISVLISAFNALTLSPALASLLLKPRDKERKPGLLGRFFSWFNRIFGRTTESYVSTSSVLLHKSGLSMLVLVGVGVLAVLFGSKLPTGFIPTEDQGYAFVALQLPDASSLQRTDEAALKISDALLKTPGVRGVIQVNGFSLLTQTQSTNTAFFFVSLKDWDLRKSKEEQFTAIQASMAKQLAGNPDGIAFSFPPPSIPGVGTSGGVTFVLQDRSGNDDPMFLTKNLGAFLGALKKRPEVIAAIPAYLPAVPQIYAAVDKEKVIQQQVALSDVYTTMQTFMGGYLTNYFNRFGRQWQTYVEAEGVTRSKIENINQFYVRSANGSQVPLSALVNIKKINGPEFIYRFNEYNATQISIVGAPGYSSGQVMKALEETFAQSMPPGMGFDYAGMSYQEHKASQGLPSWVVFGLSLLFVFLILAALYESWTLPFSVLLSTPVAILGAYLALNIRSLENDVFATIGLVMLIGLSAKNAILIVEFAKTNYESGQSISEAALNAARLRFRPIVMTALAFICGCLPLWTATGAGSVSRRILGTVVVGGMALSTVIGILFIPVTFSFVEYVSHRYTRGGKGTTMDSKPDVDPVVLGKAAGGGPQTEGKTLTPGGHA
- a CDS encoding efflux transporter outer membrane subunit, with the protein product MKTLLKLGSMAVLGGSMALVLAGCNVGPKYKRPVYPAPPAFRGADDEAIVGEAKNSIADQQWTQIFKEPELQALITQALANNYDLRIAAQRILEQQAQVQITRSQQFPTISAGGTGAGAEIPSIGGSSITSPLVVGSFNLSAAWNPDFWGLYRKQTEAARDQLLAQTWAQRAVRLTLVQQVVTAYIQLRALDHQLEIARQTYKIRQDSVGLTRQLETGGSVPLSDVRQAEQLLYTASSQIPQLEQQVQQQENAIKFLLGDNPGTIIRSSPTALSPVPQNLPVGLPSELLERRPDIQQTEAQLKAANANIGVARAQFFPQLSISASGGVGGDSFPDIFKSGAQTVYGIGSLSQPLFAGGKLRGQLRLSQQTEKEMVLNYQKTIAGAFRDVSNALIAVNKQRAYREQQQLLVDAAKDATRLARIRYQGGSTGYLEVLTTDSNLFSAQLSLVTAQQNEALTLVQLYAALGGGWQ
- a CDS encoding ABC transporter permease; the encoded protein is MIRELLTRLRFFFNRPPAENLEEEIRLHIERSIEANVDAGMSPDEARRRAMIDFGGVERTREACDEQRPGQWLDVLRQDIRYTLRTLLRDRGFACISILILALGIGANVVVFSVVNTILLRPLPFHDAQQLVWMAGNFGKGGLSDTSYRVDDYEAYKQDSRSLQNLTGFVPYLSVGETKLMHYGEPKPVAGVWVLEDFFKVLGVEPVLGRQFLHTEAVKGGPPAVMLSYPFWQRQFNADPKIIGQTITLDKDTMTVVGVLPSRFDFGAVFAPGAKMDYFIPLVTENVRNWGHMLALVGRMRPGVTLAQTQAEAKTLLPQINASLGHQAGTDYDTKITGLKEEVSGKLRRSLEVLWCAVGLILLIVCVNLSNLLVARAASRSKEFALRVALGAGRARLVRQLMTESLLLSGTGAMLGLLLAYALTYYLAHQGSVALPLMSSVRVDGTALLWTIVLTVTVGLLFGLAPGLKMSAGNLQESLKDSGHGTSDGRKYDRLRSALVISEVALACVLVVGAGLLLRSFLQVMQVDLGFEPTHVSSIRMDYRTDYDGGGAASLAKRWASLQEAIRQIRSIPGVQSAGITDNLPLEHGRSWELRAKGKAVKDGENKDALVYIVTPGYLQTMGMRVWRGRDFQWSDSSATESFIIINRTAARREWPNEDPIGKLAQGIGAGDTRVIGVIDDVQDSSLEAESSPQVYVPVGHGELAKAEVVIRSELPPEVLTPSVMAKLRVMNPSQAVVTLKPVQGLVDRASAPRRFFAILVGIFAALGLILASLGIYGVISYTVARQTQEIGIRMALGASRERVQRGVVLATLRIAMLGVGLGTIFSFVVARSISSLLFGTKPADPLTFVAMIVLLTLVALVAGYLPARRASRVDPMIALRSN